The sequence below is a genomic window from Chelmon rostratus isolate fCheRos1 chromosome 24, fCheRos1.pri, whole genome shotgun sequence.
TTAACTGAATATAACTGCTTTGGAGTTATTGGaaggtgttttatttcttttcaggaCAAAATggatatttctcaaaatgacagACAGTTCATTTACCATCCAGAGATCTGTCCAAGCTGCATCAATTATTACCAACAGGTCATTATCATGTTTGTTCCTGGAGATGTTCTCCTTGAGACCTCCAACACAAATATCTCCTTTCTATGTTCAaccagtgtttctgttctgagCAAAGGAAAATGACTTCTTACATGTGTGACTGTTCATATCAAACTCACATCCACCATCAAccaaaaagacagacaacatgattccagctcttcctcctctatcacactgactgtctgtggctgcagcaggcctCTTCATACCTGAGAGTCTTCAGGCTCCAGTGTGGatcctccagtccagcagacagcagcttcactcctgagtCTCCTGGATGATtgtagctcaggtccagctctctcagatgaGAGGGGTTGGAtctcagagctgaggccagagaagcacaacCTTCCTGTGTGATCAGACAGCCtgacagcctgaaaacacacagaacaacacagatggTAAATCATCTCAGGGTACTGCTGTGTCCGTCAAATCTTTGCTCTTAAAATGCAgagatctgattggctgagcagcATCACATGAAATGATTTACAACATGTGCAACTGGTCTGTGAGTTTCCTGGGACACTAAACCAGGGCCGTAAAGGATAGAAAAGATGTGCAGGTTAAAGTAGAAActttcaattaaaatgtaataattctCAACCATTTCTGAGTTGTAGGTCATCCAAACTACTTCACACTCGACACTGTACTTCCTTGGGTCCTCAGCAACACACCCACCAAGTGTGAAGTCCATCAGATGAACATTTGTTGAGAAAATGgaaggacagactgacagacagaggttCTTTGCTTTGAGGTCATTAATCATGACTGAATCAGGAATAAAGAGACATTCAGTAATCAAAGTCACATGATATCAAACATAAATGAGGATCTCCATCTCAGCCAGAGTTCATTCATATTTGATGCTGAACAGcaaataaagctgaattaataaaatgtacattgaaaaaaaacagtctggatGGAAAAAATGTGCCAATCAAAAGAACTGACATTAGAGAAGCTGTTTAATTTTTATGGACTTCTGagtttaaagaaatatgtcaacacttttacaacaaacagtgacttgatctgacctgagagtttccagttcacagtgtggactctgcagtccagcagacagcagcttcactcctgaatcctgcaggttgttgttactcaggtccagctctctcagactggaggactgggagctgagaactgaggacagaacttcacagcttctctctgagaggttacagccgctcagtctgaagaggaaataatgaacaagaagacaaaaaacatttgtgttaaaatgttgagTCTCTTCTCAGCACATGTTGAAATCTTTGCTGTTCGATCCAAAACATGTTGTAGATGTGACAATAAATCATGACTGAATCAGGAATAAACAGACATCCAGTAATCAACATCacattatataaaaataaaacatgggAGCAAATAAGGCTCATTAatattttgagtttgtgtgaaatgatgtTCAGAAATAATTTCACAGCCTTCAGTTGTAAATCACCTTTTGTGTGCAGGTGAAAAAATAGTCTGCACCTATCTGAATGTGTgagtttgatttaaaaaatctcaaaaatTAAAGTTTagctgtagaaatattttgtgtgtgtgaaaaagttTTGCacagatatgatttgaataaatttcagacattttcagcTGTGAAGTTTCAGAGTCTGAGAGACTGAAACACAAATTTCCCATCTGTGTGAGTGACACTGAAGTTACAAGCTACAAGTTCACTGAGGTGGTGTAAATAATTCACTGAGCATCTCTCAGTCCATGCaggcattcattcattctcttcTTGAGTCTGTAGCAACAcaggtgtgctgctgttttactgaCTGAACAGCAAAGTGTTGTGTGATAAATTTACAACAACACTTTGAGTCAGACAAAGAGGCTGTGTTATGTGAAGCTCTGGTTGTGTCTGTGGTTCAGGCTGTCACAGTcccatcaaacacacatcaagcaCAACTGCACTTCATTCTCTGGTGAGCTGGACCCAGACCCAGCTTTGAGACTGGACCAGCACCTGTCACCAGTGGCGCTGGTCGGTCTGTCCAGCCGTTGGGCAGACTGTGCAGTCGCCATCTTCCCTGATGAGTCCTCTATCTCTGCTCAAAACAAACCCTGAAACTAAGCTGTCCTGACTGTGTCTGTCATTTTTTGGCTCAGTGTTTCTGAAGGAGCAGCCCAGCAGCAGGTAGTGATGTGGATCTGAGGActgccaggctgtccactcTGTCCAGCCCAGAGACACTCCAGCAGCAACCAGTGGCTCCGGAGGAAGAGTGGAGCAGCACCAGGCCGGACAGGAGGGACGACCATTACCTGATCTGAGGACTGGTTTGGGTTAGGATTACCCATCGGTCAGGCAGTAGAATTTGGCCTATGCACATGTGTCACTCAGACCGGGTAGTGACAGGGACTGTGACAACCAAAGAGGTCAGTGTGTTTACTGGGGAAACTACAGCTCACAATCCACCATATGAGCACCACCGCtgactgtttgttttacaaaggaaccgagagacaaacacagatacaacCAGAGGGCTGTGCTACAAACAGAGATTCATGGGTCAGCAGGTATGTTGAGCCAAAGCACAGTTTTCACTGTCATGAAGGTGTCTCTCTTTTAGCCTGCTTGgatctccatggcaactgatGCTGCACACCCAACCTGCTCCAGAGGAGGTTCTGCTCACTGTTTCAGATTTCACTTGAACTCATTCTTCTCCTGATGATATTCTCTACGAGGATCCACATTCTCAGCTGAGGGAATACGTTGTGTCTGCAGACCTGCTGAGCTCAACATTAGTGATGTCACTGAACGAAGCCGTGtgatcacagcagaacaaactggatgcatcatgttgtggtttttagCCACAGGAACCTTCATCATTCAGCTGGTAGAAAATCAGTCTTTCCCTGTTTGCTTCAGGTAATATTAACACTTTCAATCTGACACAGCAGATCCTCAACACACTCAAAGAATGATGAAGGCACAGAAACTAGAGCCTTGCTGCCGAGTCTGTTTTCCACTGCTGGTACTGCAGCTAATAGAACACTGATTAGAAAACTCATTATTCTATTGATATTTATCACAGATAATATTCAATCAAGAAAAgtcatttcactttgttttggaCAAAAACTAAAGTGATTTTCAAGCATCCTTCATTAGGGGACAGTGTCAGACCTGAATCCAGTTCCTCAGTCTAATGTTTAAATCTGCTGCGTCGAGTTTAAAGTTTCAGAGCTCCAGAATGTTCAgttagaaataaacaggaggCTCTGAGAGCGACtgagagctgaaacaaataTATGAACTGAAGAACTGACAGgatcagctgttttctgacagcaTTCCTCTGTTGTCTGATGTGCAgcaacagtgttgtttttcctggATTAGTTTTTTATATTCTTCAAAGCTCTCCATTATAACAACCTGTTCCTCTTTActgaacctttttgtttttaaaaactcacacattcagatacatgcagacagttttttcacatgcacacaaaaggtgATTCATAACTGCAGGCTGGGAAATGATTTCTGAACATCATTTCACAAGATCCACTTCAGCCAGAGTTCAGATTTGCTGTCAAATATGTGAAtctgaaaatgaaggaaataaactgactttctgtgctgtgaaattTTAAATCCAGACATGACAGAGActgtttaaattaaatgcatcTCAAAATTTATATAAGTAACTTAAATCCTTCAAGACAAACAATAACCTGATCTGACCTGAGAGTTTCCAGTTCACAGTGTGgactctgcagtccagcagacagcagcttcactcctgaatcctgcaggttgttgttactcaggtccagctctctcagactggaggactgggagctgagaactgaggacagaacttcacagcttctctctgagagGTTACAGCCGCTCAGTCTgaaaaggaaataatgaacaagaagacaaaaaacatttgtgttaaaatgttgagtctcctgtcagcatgttttaaaattCTTGCATTTTGATCCAAAACATGAAGAGTGGAGCAGCACTGGGAGGGACGGTCATTACCCGATCTGAGCACTGTTTAGGTTTAGCATTACCCATCATTAAGGCATTACAATCTGGCCTAAGAAATGAGGATCTCCATCTCAGCCAGAGTTAATTGgctgcagataaaaaaaaacagtcaaggTGGAAAAAATCTGCCAATCAGAAGAACTGACATTAGAGAAGCTGTTTAATATTTATGGACTTCTGagtttaaagaaatatgtcaaCACTTTTGCTACAAACAGTAACTTGATCTGACCTGAGAGTTTCCAGTTCACAGTGTGgactctgcagtccagcagacagcagcttcactcctgaatcctgcaggttgttgttactcaggtccagctctctcagactggaggactgggagctgagaactgaggacagaacttcacagcttctctctgagaggttacagccgctcagtctgaagaggaaataatgaacaagaagacaaaaaacatttgtgttaaaatgttgagTCTCTTCTCAGCACATGTTGAAATCTTTGCTGTTCGATCAAAAACATGTTGTAGATGTGACAATAAATCATGACTGAATCAGGAATGAACACACATCCAGTGATCAACATCacattatataaaaataaaatatgggAGCAAATAAggctgtcatgacccgtgccttgcacgtcggttttgtttagtgttctcttgttgttcttttgcCTTATccagtttgtaagtgttcattgtagtgttttcttagttcttGTTCGTTTCTCtattcaagtctgtgttatccctaATGTcttcatagtcatgccatgttttatgttagagttctgtattgtcttagtctgtacccttgccctgtcttgtttgtattttgtgaagttccccattgtgtcttgtctttgcctggttttggttacttcctgttttattttgaaggttcatgttatgtgtccttttgttactttacttcctgtgttttccctcccgtgtgattgtctgatcgtttccacctgtgcatcattagtgtttgcccctagtgtatttaagtccgtgtcttccctttgtccttgtcgggtcgttgtctgagaaactATAGTCAAAGTCATAGTCTGCGTTATTGTTGAAATTCttgccatagtcccatagtgagtgtttgttgtgttgtttctttgtcatgtccaaGTCTGGTTTCActtaagtgtttctgtgctgtgttaactttgttcacgtccgtgtagtgtttcatgtgtatgtctccttggtttgcctttgtcctttgtttcagtccctgtaagtttgtttcttgtctttgttcttgtccatgctgtgttctctgtgagttttccttttcttattatTTGCATAGTCAATGTCATTAGTCCTGCcccagtttatgtaattgagtttctagtcttgtcttgttatagttctgccacagtttatgtaattgagtttgtAGTCTTCTTTTGTTATAGTccgccacgttttgtgttagagtACCTGTGCTGCccctgtctcatccatgccccaTTGTGTTTTGAGTTAGCGTGTTTCTATTGCtcagttttttccccctcagtgtTCCCTcgtatgtatagcccttgtccctagagtgtgtgtttaattataGTTTCCTTACTTGTAGATTTTCGTTGTGACTCAAACGTATTAATTTGATTCTAGTGCATTCCTTAGTTTGTGTTCATGACCTTCCAGTCGTGAGTGGTTTTCCGTGTCTTGTCTTTGATCATGTCCATGCCACGTCTCATGTAAgtgttatctagtcttgtctttgtttgttacCTTGCCATGTACCTTGTCAATGTTTTCCCATAGTGTCTtaccatagtctacgtcccctttgtttgtctgcacctgggttcaacccttagtttcccctcatagatccccctaagtcccccaccttcctgacaaaggctcattaatattttgagtttttgtgaaatgatgtTCAGAAATAATTTCACAGCCTTCAGTTGTAAATCACCTTTTGTGTGCAGGTGAAAAAATAGTCTGCACCTATCTGAATGTGtgagtttgattaaaaaaatctcacaaATTAAAGTTTagctgtagaaatattttgtgtgtgtgaaagttttgcacagatatgatttgaatatatttcagatattttcagcAGTGAAGTTTCAGAGTCTGAGAGACGGAAACACAAATTTCCCATCTGTGTGAGTGACACTGAAGTCACCAGCTACCAgtcagatgaagaaaaacagtcaagatggaaaaaaaatctgttaatcAATAGAACTGAAATGAGAGAAGCTGTTTCATATTGATGGacttctgacatttaaaaaaaaattgtcaacGCTTTTACCACAAACAGTGACTTGATCTGACCTGAGAGTTTCCAGTTCACAGTGTGgactctgcagtccagcagtcagcagcttcactcctgaatcctgcaggttgttgttactcaggtccagctctctcagactggaggactgggagctgagaactgaggacagaacttcacagcttctctctgagaggttacagccgctcagtctgaagaggaaataatgaacaagaGTAAAAATATTCTCCATTTGAGTCAGTAACAGCACATTTAATTAATTCTGAAATCAACAACATTTCTGCACACTTACAGAGCTTTGTTGGAGGCTTTGACCactggcagcagcttcagaagagcctcctctgaagcagagaatttcttcaggtcaaacacatccagatctttttctgatgacagtaagatgaagaccagagctgaccactgagcaggagacagttCATCTGTGGAGAGTCTTCCTGAACTCAGGGACTGTTGGATCTGATTCAAAAGAGAACAATCgttcagttcattcagacagtggaacagattgatgcttttctctggaGAGGGAGCCTCCTCGATCTTCTTCTTGATGTACTCGACCGTTGCCTGATGGGTTTTtgaactttttcctttttctgtcagCAGGCCTCGTAGGAGAGTCTGATTGGTCTGCAGTGAAAGACCCAGGAGGAATCGGAGGAACAAGTCCAGGTGTCCATTTGGACTCTGTAAGGCCTTGTCCACAGCTCTTTGGAAGAGATGTGCTGATTCAAGATCATCTCTGAATATTTTAGACCGCCggggttttttttgttcctctgacagcagattgaCACCTGATTTGATAAAAGTCCGATGAACatgaagagcagccagaaactcctgaacaCTCAGATGGACGAAGCAGAACACCTTGTCCTGGTacagtcctctctcctctttaaagatctgtgtgaacaCTCCTGAGTACACTGAGGCTGCTCTGATATCGATGCCACACTCTGTCAGGTCTGATTCATAGAAGATCAGGtttcctttctgcagctgctcaaaagACAGTTTTCCCAGAGACTCAatcatcttcctgctctttGGAGTCCACTGTGGATCTGACTCAGCTCCACCATCATACTTGACATTCTTCAGTTTACACTGAACCACCAGGAAGTGGATGTACATCTGAGTCAGGGTCTTGggcagctctcctccctctctggtcttcatcacatcctccaGGACTGTggcagtgatccagcagaagaccgggatgtggcacatgatgtggaggcttCGTGATGTCTTGATGTGGGAGATGATTCTGTTGGCCTGCTTCTTATCTCTGAATCTCTTCCtgaagtactcctccttctgtgGGTCAGTgaaccctctgacctctgtcaccatgtcaacacactcaggagggatctgattggctgctgcaggtcgtGTGGTTATCCAGAGgcgagcagagggaagcagtttCCTCCTGATGAGGTTCGTCAGTAGTACATCCACTGAGGTGGACTTTGTCACATCAGTCAGGATCTCATTGTTGCTGAAGTCCAGAGGAAGTCGACACTCATCCAGACCATCAAAGATGAACACAACCTGGAACTCCTCAAACCTGCAGATTCCTGCTTCTTTGGTTTCAGGAAAGAATTGATGAACAAGTTCCACTAAACtaaaccttttctctttcagcacgttcagctctctgaaagtgaatggaaacatgaaCTGTATGTCCCGGTTGGCTTTGTCTTCAGCCCAGTCCAGAGTGAGTTTCTGTGTTAAGACTGTTTTCCCAATGCCAGCCACGCCCTTCGTCATCACTGTTCTGATTGGTTCATCTCTTCCAGGTGAGGGTTTGAAGATGTCTTCATGTCTGATTGTTGTTTCTGGTCTGTCTGGTTTCCTGGATGCTGTTTcaatctgtctgacctcatgttCATCATTGACCTCTCCAGTCCCTCCCTCTGTGATGAAGAGCTCTGTGAAGATCTGATTCAGAAGGGTCCGGTTTCCTGCTTTAGcaatcccctcaaacacacactggaacttCTCCTTCAGGTTGGATTTAAGTTGAcgctgacaaactgcagcaagaTGTTCTGAATGAAGACACAATAAATAAGATCATTCAGAGATTCATGAAGAACAAGACAATTTAATGAccctaaaaatacaaacatattttcttccATCTCTTGAGACATCAGTGAACGTCCCATTTATCCAGCAGGTTCAATCTTTACAGAAATCCTCTTACTGCTCTGCAGACGGTCAGCcagatcctcctccttcattctcCTCAGGAAGTGCTGTGTGATCTTCAGAAATGCCTctttgctgctcctcctctgctcttcatcctcatcgtccaacacctcctcatcctccctctgactctctAAGCATTCTGGGTAATCTGAACTCAGaaccttcttcatcttcttcagctCGTTCTTCACAAAAGTGACaatgttctcctccagcagctggaacagaatattatatgaatcacacaaactgaaatcatgGAACCAAACATCAGATCCGTGTTGAACAGACTGACAGTCCACTGGTCTAAAAAGTGCAGCATGGACATTATTGTGAACTGAATAGATGTAAAAGTCTCTGTTGTGCATGAACAGACCATAAATATGGAGTCCAGGTGAGTCTGATGCTGCTGGGCAGACTGACCACTGGGAACCTCTGAGCTCTCCTGGTCCACTCTGTGGAGGAATCATGAAGAATTAGCTCACGCTTGCTCGTGCTGCTGATCCTGCTGTGAATCAACAGTCCAGtctgcatttctctgcagctttcactTTACTGTGTTGGTTTTCCAGAACATCCTTCTCTGCATCAGACGCCATtgaaatcactgttttatactcatgcagtcatcagtcagaacgtgtgtgtggagaaaatgtgaaacagaagtCAAGAGTTGAAGACTGGTTCAAGTGGGCAGCTTTCACATGTgagaatataaatgaatgtgaagAAGAACGATGCTGAAAATCAAGGTGATGTCGTCCAACATGATTTTAACACTGAGAAATActtactgtctgtcagagaaatgttgttgtttaaaattAATGAGGCCATCCATTGACTGGTCACTcctgaaggacacacagctgggttcaggtccaggtccagcagAGGCTGGTCTCCCAGAGATCCTGTTcgacagagaggaagaccacCAGGGATGGAAATTCACTGTTCAGactcagaagctgctggagaaactaGCAGCTATCAACAAGAAAAGGATCAACACACcaaagttcaataaaacatgaagctgaatgaTTTCAGTCTGTGGATCATCGCTTCATTTTCCCATCAAATATTGGACCAAAGCAGAACTAAACTGACTCATTTCTGAGCAGATTTATTCTCATGTCTCACTAAACTCACCACAAATATCCTGACTGTTATTTATAGATGATGGTAGGTGAAGCATTTCAGTCCAAAATTCAAAGAGCAAATGTCATCATGAGGAGACTTTGGAAGATCCCCACTTGATTtgtgctgaagcctcatatgaTCCTCAGCTGTCAATGTACATGTGGGCATGTCAGTGTGGTTCAGGGACACACTGGAAAAATGTGACCCTGTCctttaatgctaatgttgctcaaACCTTCATCATCATTCCAGGACAACATGAACATTATAAGGATCAGACTGGTCAGACTGGATTTAATGAGgacaaacatcagcagtgaaCAACATGAGGAGGGAAATATGAACATTTCAGGTCGAACTGTCCAACATGATTTTAACACTGAGAATTActtactgtctgtcagagaaatgttgttgtttaaagtcAATGAGGCCATCCATTGACCGGTCACTcctgaaggacacacagctgggttcaggtccaggtccaggtccagcagagtctggtgtgtcctgctgctctggccttcaacacaacacacacagagctttgagTGTGAATAATGATGCTGGAGTGATTTGAGAGCTCTGACATGAAGAAGAGTCCTGGACACTTAGAGATCCTCATCTCACCTCTGAGCTTTGGTCTGGCTGTCATGTCCCCCACACAGACTGCTTTCAGAGGGACggactccctcctctctgtcctcacatgGATTCATGCTGCTCAACTcacatcagctcacacacactttgatctggagaggaaacacaaatcattcaTCTGCACATCAGCTATAATCATCCTTTACATCATTTCTCCTGTCaaaacatcagctgctcctccagtgattggctgttatcttctgcttcatatcagtgtcagctgaatgcagtcacacagcagtgtgaggcaCAGCTGCTGTTCTACTATcagtccactagatggcgccatgaagctgcagtcaggtgaagagcagccagcacacacacctgatgcaTGGAGGACCATTGAcatccactgacacacactgactgaatttGACAGGAAGCTTCAGTTTCTTTAATATTCAGTAAATTCACCATCACTGAAAGTTTCTTTGTGCCTGAATGATCTCTGATATTAACAAAGTCGTCTGAGTGCACACGAGCCAAAAGTGACCAACTGTGACAAAGTGATTCTGATGGACCTTCAGCTCTGCATGTTCTGCATGTTTGACATTGCAAATTGTTCTctacattttactgcattaatAGATTTTACATGAAATGATTCTGTGATGTTGCTCTTCTTATGCACAGAACCACCATCACCTTTGCACTGCCCTCATTCCCACTGTCTCAGGTTTTGCACTGTAACTTGCATATTATTCATATTATGAATGTGTACATATGTGACTGTATCTTTCTTGTAAATATAATCtatttgctttgtttatatgttttattcTAATCTAAAATATTTGAATCTGTCcatgttctgtgtgttcagtgtggagGAGCTCCACCTGCATTTCATTGTCCTGTgttataatgacaataaagatgAAACTTGAACCTTGATAAGGAGCCCAAAGTCcacacagataaaaaataaaccttCAGACAAACTAATGTGCAGCaataaaaatcatatttcatCTCTGAGAACAAAGTTCATCAGGACGGCTCCTGTCACAGTTATATGATCATATTATTGTATCACTGATGTGTAACTAGTACTTCATGGTTGTAGTTGGTCGAGGTGGAGccactgttcactgttttagACTTTCAGGCagtttaatcagctgatctgttgttttttatttcaaatctgaacatgaaaagtaaaaaatgtcGTGAAATAAAAAGGTGAATATGGACacagtagaaatataaagtcaTCATCAGAGTACAAGTACTTCCAGGTAGTACTTATTTACACGACTCCAGTGAatttgttactttccaccactggaacTGACTCAAGCTGAGAgatcctttcaaaataaaaggctgaCTCAATCAAGTCTtttcagaaaaaatgaaaagattgatctttgatttgattattgATCACATTTAAGTACAAACGGACAAAAAGCTCCTTCACTCGCTCCTGTTGGAGGAGAGTTCAGAGCTCTTAGTGATGAAGTTacatatttcattcaaaaatcaaacatttgagCTCCTCACACCCTCTGAATGCTccttcctgctgtctcctcaACAACTATTCAGGATCAACtcactctgcttcttctcttgttCCAGCGTTCACGCTCACAAACATCGACACGACACGGCGGCTGTTGTTTCGCCTGTTTCTGGCGATGCTAAGCTAACGACAGCTGGTGCTAACGagtcaaacatttaaaagttGTTTCATTACCTTCAGCTGGAGGTTGAGATGGAGAAACCGATCTGTTCCACATCGTCCAGAGAGAATGAAAGTAAACTCCAAACAGCCAGAGAGGCGAGTGAGAGTTAAACATTAACTGATCAAGTTGTTCAAGTTTAACTGGAGCaaataaagattaaatattAGGTCGACTGCATGAATATGAGCCTCTTATCAGTGTTTTGTGTAGATTTCTATCTGTTGCCTCCATTATGAACTACAGCTCTGATCAGAATACGCTCCTGAACGTCAGGGAATTAATGCCAGCTGCGTGTCTGCACACCCCCTGAAGGGAACTGGAAAGGCTACCCAGCACTATAGGGGTCGGCGAGCCAGTGCCCTCCACCAATGGAGGAAGAAAGTACCACCTCACACCTGTCCCAGCCATCTGCAGGACAAACGTGCGCTCTCTCTGCAAGAAAACGCTCAAGTTACAGACCAATAGAGACTCTCAAAGGAATCAGTgttgaggaaaatgaaaacatgcacaccGCTCCCTCCCCAGTGCTCCTCCTGGACACTCAGATCACTGCATCATACAGATGACATgagacagcagctgaagagggcTGAAGCATCCAGGACCGGAGCTGGATCCAAACACCAAAGACCCCGCAGCCCTCTGGAACACACTCCGGACTCACGAACCACAATAAGAACGGCCCTGCTGTCAGCCTGTCCTCCAGACCGGCTCATGAACTCAACACCTTTCACACCAGGTGTGAGAGAAACCCTGATGGCCCGCTGTCCCTCCCCTGAGTGGGTTCAtacaaatattatatattaaatatattgttcaTTATATCCTTGTGAGTTCAAATCTATTGATGTCGTGCTGACTCATCACTGTGAACACTCTGAGAAAGCCAAGGTGAAGCTTGTTGAAGGAGGatttctcttctgctgcagtcaaaaatgaacaaagacttttccttctttctagAT
It includes:
- the LOC121627470 gene encoding NLR family CARD domain-containing protein 3-like — protein: MNPCEDREEGVRPSESSLCGGHDSQTKAQRPEQQDTPDSAGPGPGPEPSCVSFRSDRSMDGLIDFKQQHFSDRQVDQESSEVPSGQSAQQHQTHLDSIFMLLEENIVTFVKNELKKMKKVLSSDYPECLESQREDEEVLDDEDEEQRRSSKEAFLKITQHFLRRMKEEDLADRLQSKHLAAVCQRQLKSNLKEKFQCVFEGIAKAGNRTLLNQIFTELFITEGGTGEVNDEHEVRQIETASRKPDRPETTIRHEDIFKPSPGRDEPIRTVMTKGVAGIGKTVLTQKLTLDWAEDKANRDIQFMFPFTFRELNVLKEKRFSLVELVHQFFPETKEAGICRFEEFQVVFIFDGLDECRLPLDFSNNEILTDVTKSTSVDVLLTNLIRRKLLPSARLWITTRPAAANQIPPECVDMVTEVRGFTDPQKEEYFRKRFRDKKQANRIISHIKTSRSLHIMCHIPVFCWITATVLEDVMKTREGGELPKTLTQMYIHFLVVQCKLKNVKYDGGAESDPQWTPKSRKMIESLGKLSFEQLQKGNLIFYESDLTECGIDIRAASVYSGVFTQIFKEERGLYQDKVFCFVHLSVQEFLAALHVHRTFIKSGVNLLSEEQKKPRRSKIFRDDLESAHLFQRAVDKALQSPNGHLDLFLRFLLGLSLQTNQTLLRGLLTEKGKSSKTHQATVEYIKKKIEEAPSPEKSINLFHCLNELNDCSLLNQIQQSLSSGRLSTDELSPAQWSALVFILLSSEKDLDVFDLKKFSASEEALLKLLPVVKASNKAL